The DNA sequence ACCTACGATCTGCATGGCGTTGAGTTGCGCGAAGTCAACATGTGCGGCTACGTCAGGCACGCCCTGAAACACGACGTGGGCATTTTCTGGACCGCAACGGACGTATCTCAAGGCTATCGCCCCGGCAGGGACGACTGGATCGTCAGAAACGGTCGGCCCTTCGTCGATAAGGTAAGGACGTTCGCGCGATGGTTGCGGCAAGCCAATGTGCTCATGGTCAGTGCCCTGGAAAACGCAACCTGTGCGGAATCCGCCGACGGCGTTTGCGACATCTCCGTCTATTGCGACGACTTTGATTCGAGCGCTGCCGAACGGGACGGGTGGTCGCCGCAGTGCGGAGAAATCGACGACTATGTCGCCCACTCCGGCGAGGGAGTGGAGAAGGTGGTTTTCGCCGGAGCGATCCACAGACTTGGAGCAGCTTCCGCGGGCATTCGCGCCGACGGCGTGTACGCGCCTCACACAATCTATGTCGAGTCTCCGGACGGCTCAACGTCCCAGGCCACGGCGGTTTTGGCGGCCTATGCAACCAACCTCGCATTCTCCAATCCGAAGTGGGGGGCGGCGAGGATCAAGCGGGAACTCATGGACCTGGCGCGCGAGGAGACTCTCGATTACAGGCCGGGAGCGATCGACAGCAATGATCGAGCGGTGATTGAGAGACGAGTCGTCAAGGTCATCCGCCCCGAGTTCGCTCCGGGCGCATCGGCGCCAAACTCCTGACATGACTATCCTGCTCACCGCCGCCAATGGCCGAACGGGCCGCGCGGTACTGAAGGCGCTCGCAAACCGCGGCGCCGACGTGAAAGCGTTCCTGCGCGACGAGGCCCAATGGCCCGCGCTCAGCGGCCTCGGAGCAACGTCCTTCGCCGTCGGCGACATGGAGGACGCATCCACGATCGACGCCGCGATGGCCTCGGTGGACACGATCATCCACATCGGCCCGCCCATGCATCCCAACGAGGTGGAAATCACGACCCGCTTCATCGACGCCGCCCTGTCCCACGGCGTATCGCGGTTCGTCTATTACTCCGTCATGCACCCGCTGCGGCGCGCGGTCCGCCACCACCGGCTCAAACTCGACGCCGAGGAAACGCTCATCGAATCCGGCCTGCCCTACACCATCGTGCAGCCTATGCGTTACATGCAGCACCTGGGGCTGATCTGGAACAAGGTGTTGGAAACAGGCGTGCACAACATGCCCTTCAATATCGACGTCAAGTTCAACGTCGCCGACCTCCGCGACCTCGCCGAAGCCACGGCCATCGTGGCCACGGAGCGGGGACATCTCTACATCACCTACGAACTGGCCGGCCCGGAGGCACTGAGCCAGCGCGACATGGCCGCCGTGATCAGCCGAGTGCTAGGCAGGGAGATCCGCGCCGAAGCCCTGAGCCTGGAACAGATGGAGAAGAACGCCCGCGCCGCCGGCGCCAGCGACGACCGAATCACGCAAATGCTCACCATGAACCGGCACTACGACCAGTTCGGCTTCCGCGGCAACCCCAACGTGCTGCGCTGGATCCTGGGTCGCGACCCCAATACCTTCGAAAACTACGTAAAACGACTCAGCAGTCTGTGATTGACTACTGTCAATAGACACCATACACTCTGCCGGTGATCCAATCGTTTCGGCATCGTGGCCTGAAAGAACTCTACGAAAACGGACGCTCAGCGCGAGTGGCGCAGGAACACGTTGCGAAACTCCTGCGTATTCTTACGGCGCTGGACCGGAGCAGCAGCCCCACCGGGATGGATATTCCCGGCTTTCGGCTGCATCCGCTCAAGGGCCGCATGCAGGGGCACTATGCCGTTTCCGTCTCATCCAATTGGCGGGTGACTTTTCGGTTTGAGGACGGACACGCAGTCGATGTGGACTATCTGGATTACCACTAGGAGGTTTGACATGGCAATGAAGAATCCGGTGCATCCTGGCGCCATCGTGCGAGAAGACTGTTTGAAGCCATTGACCCTGTCCGTTTCGGAAGGTGCGAGACGGCTCGGTGTCGGGCGTCAGACACTTTCCCATCTGGTGAATGAAAAGGCGTCCGTATCCATCGAAATGGCTTACCGGCTGTCAAAAGCATTCGGCTCTACACCCGAAACATGGCTAGGCATGCAATTGGCCTTTGATCTTTCCCGGTCGCGCCACCTTCAACAGGAAATCAACGTCGAGCGCATCGTTGCCGCATAGATTGGGAGGCAACATGCTGCGGGCCGTCAGGCAAACATCAGGCGCACGTCCTACTTGAGAAACTGGATGCTCAGCAGATAGTTCGGATCCTGGTCGTCCGCGGCGCGAATGGTCGCCACGATCACCATGATGAACCAGAAGATCGCGTAGGCGATGATGAGCGGGAGACCGATCAGGATGATCACGAGAAGTCCCATCCCGATAAAGTAGATCGTCGAACTGATCTGGAAGTTGAGCGCCGCCTTGCCGTGGCGATCTATCAACTCGGACTCCGGCTTTTTGATGAGCCAGAACAAAAATGGTCCGAGCACGTTACCAAGCGGAAAGACCATCCCGGCAAGCGCCGAAATGTGAAGCAGGATGGACCAGGTTCTTTCATCGGACGTGGACGCGGGCGGGTCAACGGCAGGGGTCTCGTTCATGATCGCGGGATACGTGGCAGGTATACGATAGGCCTATTCTAACCATGCAACTTGATCCTCTACCAACAACTACCAATAGATTCGGCAATCGCCAGACAATGAGATCGACTCTGAAGTTTGCTGCGTTTGCAACGGTGTTTGTGCCGGTTGCTGCCGTACTGGCGGCCGGTACCGGGGTGTTTGATCTGGAGATTGGGGATCCGGAGCGCAGGGGGCGGCATGCCCCCGTGGTGCTTGACGGGATTACCGACACCGGGACCGGTGATCTCCTGACCCCGCGGGAACTGGTGGAGCGGCTGGCCGATACGCGCATACTTTTTATTGGTGAGGACCACACCGACATGGACTTTCACCGCGTGCAGGCGAAAGTCCTGGAAGAACTGCACCGCGCCGGGCGCGAGGTGATGATCGGGCTGGAAATGTACCCCTACACGCGCCAGGCAATCCTGGACGAATGGAGCGCCAGCTCACTGACAGAAGACGAGTTTGTCGAATCGTCCGACTGGTACGAGAACTGGGGTTATCGATGGGACTACTACCGGCGCATCTTTCTGTTCGCCAGGGACAAAGGCATCCCGATGTTCGGCGTGAACATTCCCCGCGACCACGTCAGAACGGTGCGCACGGAGGGCTTCGAGGGCCTGAGCGCCGAGCAGGCCGCGCATATGCCGGAGACCGTGAACACGGACAGCGACGAGCACCGGCAGTTGTTCCGCGCCTATTTCGCGGAAGACGACGCGCTGCACGCGGCCATCAGCGACGAGCAGTGGGAAGGCATGTTCCGGGCGCAGTGCACCTGGGACGCGGCGATGGGCTGGAATGCGCAAATGGCGCTGGAACGCCACGGCGGCGAGGACGCCATCATGGTGGTGCTGATCGGTGCGGGCCACGTCACCTACGGCCTGGGCGCCGAACGGCAAATTGCACACGCCTTCGACGGCCGGATCAGTTCGCTGGTGCCGGTGCCGATACGCGACAACGACAACGAACCGGTCCACGAGGTAAGGGCTTCCTACGCCGACTTCATCTGGGGCGTGCCGCCCGAAACCGCACCTGCCTATCCGAGCCTGGGCGTCTCGCTGATGGGCGCCGTGGGCTCGTCCCCAACCAGCGTCATCCAGGTCAGCGACGACTCGGTGGCGCAGCGTGCCGGGATCCTCGTAGGCGACGTGCTGCTGCAACTCGACCAGAGCGAACTGGACTCTAGCGTCGCGCTCAGCAAGCAGATCGCCGGCTACGACTGGGGCGACAGCGCCGTATTGCAGTTCGAGCGCGACGGCGAGGTCCATACGCTGGATCTGCACTTTCGCCGCCAGGGTGAGTAAAAGTGCTTCCACCCAGGCAATCAAATGGCGTGTTAGACTGCAAATTCAGTTGGTTAGCGCCTGAAAGCCGCTTCTTTTCAGGAAAATGGAATCATGAGCGTACGTGCAGAGGACGTCGCGGCATACATCCTGAGCAGCCAGGGATCAATGCCGGCCATGAAGCTTCAAAAGCTCGTCTATTACTCACTGGCCTGGTCACTGGTTTGGGACGACAAACCGCTCTTTGAGGAAACGATAGAGGCGTGGGCGAATGGCCCGGTGATTCGAGAACTCTATGACGCGCATCGCGGACAATTCTCCGTTTCCAGCATTCCCGACGGAGCCCCCGATCTGTTGGATACAGATCAGCGCGAGACAGTCGATACCGTTCTTCAGTTTTACGGGGACAAGTCATCGCAATGGCTAAGTGATTTAACCCACACGGAAGCGCCGTGGCGGGATGCACGCGAGGAGAACGGGCTTGACAGCGGCGAGCGTGGGCGGGCGCCTATCACGCATGCATCACTGCACGAGTACTACTCCGCCCTGTAGATGCGCTTACCCGTACGGCGCAAAAGAAAGCGGCCGAAGCTTGCCCATAGGCCCCAGCCGACAAAGCGCCCCAAGGCGCTGGCGCCGACGATTCATGGTCAGCTGCTCTCGTGGAGATTAAGCGAATGTGACCGGGGAGGCGCCTGGTGTTGGGTTCTGCTGCTGTTCCTGGTGGCGGGGACGGCGCATGCCGCCGAAAATGCAACGCGCTACGAACTCGACGTGGGCATCGAGCCGGAGACCCATCAGCTTGAAGTAGACGCAGTCGTCGAACTGCCGCTGGAGTTCGAGGGACGCGAGGTCGAGTTCCTGCTGACCTCGGCCCTCTAAATCCACGACTCCGACCCCGAAATCTCCCGCCTGCCCTATGAGCAGGGCGGCTTTACCGGCATCAACGGCTCCAGCGTGGTGCTGGGGAAACTCGATGCGATCGCGCGTTACCGGGTCACGCTGCCCCAGGGTTCGAGCACGCTGAAGCTCAGCTACGGCGGCACGGTGAACTTCCCGCTGTCGTCCCCGCAGGAGGAATACGCCCGCGGCATCATCGAAACCGCTGGCACGGTCAACAGCGACGGCGTTTATCTGGCCGGCGGCACGCTCTGGTACCCCTACTTCAGCGATGAGCTGGTCCGTTTCGAACTTACGGCCACCGCGCCCGACGGCTGGCACCTGATCAGCCAGGGCAACGGCTCTTCTCGGGACAAAGCCGGACAGGCGCACTGGGATTCCGGCGGCCTGGTGGACGAAATCTACCTGGTCGGCGGCCCACTCACGCTCTACGAAGCCGCAGCCGGCGCAACCGCCGCGCAGGCGTACCTCAGAAAGCCCGACCAAGCACTGGCCGACCGGTACCTCTCCGCCACCGCCCGCTACATCGAGATGTATCGCTCACTGATCGGCCCCTACCCCTACGGCAAGTTCGCACTGGTCGAGAACTTCTGGGAGACCGGTTACGGCATGCCGTCGTTCACGCTGCTGGGACCGATGGTCATCCGCTTCCCGTTCATCCTGACCTCTTCCTATCCCCACGAGATCCTGCACAACTGGTGGGGCAATTCGGTGTTCGTCGATTACCCCACCGGCAACTGGTGCGAAGGACTGACCGCCTACATGGCCGACCACCTGATGAAGGAGCAGGCAGGCCAGGCCGCGGAGTATCGGCGCGACACGCTGAAGAAATACCGCGATTTCGTGCGTGACGGCCGCGATTTCCCGCTCACCGAATTCCGCTCCCGGCACAGCGCCGCCACCGAAGCCGTCGGCTACGGCAAGACGATGATGGGCTTTCACATGCTGCGCCGGCAGCTCGGCGACGAAGCGTTCACGACGTCGCTGGCGCGCTTCTACCGCGAGCACCGCGGCGCCAAGGCCGGCTTCGGCGACATCCGCGCGCAACTGGAACAGGTTACCGGCCAGGACCTCCAGCGGTTCTTCGAACAGTGGGTGGAACGCCCCGGCGCGGCCGACCTGCGACTTGACGCGGTCGAGGTCCAGCAGACCACCAGCGGCGGTTACGAGGTTACCGGCGTGCTGCGCCAGGTCCAGGACGGCGAGAAATTCGCATTGCAGGCTCCGCTCGCCCTGACCACCACCGACGGACTCGAGACCCAGGTGCTGAACGTGACCGGAGAAGCGACACAGTTCAAGTTCCAGACCGCCTCCCAGCCGCAGCTCCTGGAAGTCGACCCGCAATTCGACCTGTTCCGGCTGCTGGACGCGCGCGAAACCGCCCCGTCGATCGGCCAGGTCCTCGGCGACCGCAAGCTCGTGGCCATCCTGCCGGCAGCCACGAACGAAGCCACCCGCGCCGCGTACCGCGAGCTGGTCGAACGCTGGCGAAGTCCAACGCAGGACATGACGATCGTGTTCGACGCCGACATCGATACCGATGAACTGCCGGCCGACGCCGCCGCCTGGGTCCTGGGCCGAAACAACCGGTTCGCGCAAACCCTTTTCCAGTCGGACCCCGCGCTGGGACTCACGGTCACCGACACCGGCCTCAAGTTCGAGGACCAGGCAATTCCCCCCGCCGGCCATTCGACCGTGACAATCCGCCGGCATCCCGCGAACGTCAACAAGGCGGTCGGCTGGATCGTCGTCGATCCCGTGGCCGCGTTCCCCGGAATCGCCAGCAAGCTGCCCCACTACGGCAAGTATTCCTACCTCGCTTTCGAAGGCGACGAGCCCACCAACATCGCCAGCGGCGAATGGGCCAACAGCGATTCGCCGCTACGCGTGGACCTGCGCAGCGCGGAACAGCGCGCCGCCGGCCCGGCAACCGCCGCGCCCCCTCCGCCCCGCAAACCGCTCGCCGAACTCCCGGCGGTCTTCTCCGAAGAACGGCTGCAACAGCACGTCGACTATCTCGCCTCGCCCGAACTCGAAGGCCGCGGCCTGGGCTCACCGCAACTGGAAGAGGCGGCCGCCTACATCGCCGGCGAATTCGCCGACGCCAGCCTTGCAGCCGCCGGCGACGACGGCAGCTATCTCCAGGGCTTCACGGTCGACAAAGGCGAAGACGGCCAACCGCATCGCGTCCACAACGTCATCGGCTACCTGCCCGGCATCAACCCCGCGTACAAAGACCAGGCCGTATTGATCACCGCCCACTACGACCACCTCGGACGCGGCTGGCCCAATGCCCGGCAGCAGGATGTCGGGCAAATCCATCCCGGCGCCGACGACAACGCCAGCGGCGTGGCGGTCCTGATCGAGCTGGCGCACAACTTCGCCGCCGGAGCGCCCCCCGAGCGCAACCTCGTGTTCGTGGCGTTCAGCGCCGAGGAAGCGGGACTGCTGGGCTCGCGCCACTACGCGGAGCATCCGCGGCCCGCGCCGCTGGAAGGCATCGTGGGCGTCATCAATCTCGACAGCGTGGGCCGACTGGAAGACCAGCCGATATCGGTGCTGGCCACGAGCAGCGCGATGGAGTGGCCGTTCGTGTTCCGCGGCGTCAGCGCGGTAACGGGCATCCCCAGCGAGAACATCGCCGGCGCCCTGGCGTCGTCGGACCAGAAGAGCTTCATCGATCGCGGCGTGCCGGGAGTGCAGATCTTCACCGGCGCCCATCTCGACTATCACCGCCCCAGCGACACGCCGGACAAGGTCAACGCCGCCGGCATGGTCAAGGTCGCGACCTTCGTCAAGGAAGCGACCGGCTACCTGATCGGTCGCGAGGAGCCCATGGTCCTTGCAGGCAGCGCTACAGCCGCGCCCCCCGGCAACCAGCCGGCCGACACCGAAGGACAGCGACGCGTGCAATTCGGCACCGTCCCGGACTTCGCCCACAACGCCGACGGCGTGCGGGTGGAATCGGTAGTGCCCGGCTCCCCAGCCGAACTGGCCGGAATCCAGGCCGGCGACGTACTGCTGGAAATGAACGGCGATCCA is a window from the Gammaproteobacteria bacterium genome containing:
- a CDS encoding NAD(P)H-binding protein, whose product is MTILLTAANGRTGRAVLKALANRGADVKAFLRDEAQWPALSGLGATSFAVGDMEDASTIDAAMASVDTIIHIGPPMHPNEVEITTRFIDAALSHGVSRFVYYSVMHPLRRAVRHHRLKLDAEETLIESGLPYTIVQPMRYMQHLGLIWNKVLETGVHNMPFNIDVKFNVADLRDLAEATAIVATERGHLYITYELAGPEALSQRDMAAVISRVLGREIRAEALSLEQMEKNARAAGASDDRITQMLTMNRHYDQFGFRGNPNVLRWILGRDPNTFENYVKRLSSL
- a CDS encoding peptidase translates to MIQSFRHRGLKELYENGRSARVAQEHVAKLLRILTALDRSSSPTGMDIPGFRLHPLKGRMQGHYAVSVSSNWRVTFRFEDGHAVDVDYLDYH
- a CDS encoding HigA family addiction module antidote protein, translated to MAMKNPVHPGAIVREDCLKPLTLSVSEGARRLGVGRQTLSHLVNEKASVSIEMAYRLSKAFGSTPETWLGMQLAFDLSRSRHLQQEINVERIVAA
- a CDS encoding DUF4870 domain-containing protein, with translation MNETPAVDPPASTSDERTWSILLHISALAGMVFPLGNVLGPFLFWLIKKPESELIDRHGKAALNFQISSTIYFIGMGLLVIILIGLPLIIAYAIFWFIMVIVATIRAADDQDPNYLLSIQFLK
- a CDS encoding PDZ domain-containing protein — translated: MQLDPLPTTTNRFGNRQTMRSTLKFAAFATVFVPVAAVLAAGTGVFDLEIGDPERRGRHAPVVLDGITDTGTGDLLTPRELVERLADTRILFIGEDHTDMDFHRVQAKVLEELHRAGREVMIGLEMYPYTRQAILDEWSASSLTEDEFVESSDWYENWGYRWDYYRRIFLFARDKGIPMFGVNIPRDHVRTVRTEGFEGLSAEQAAHMPETVNTDSDEHRQLFRAYFAEDDALHAAISDEQWEGMFRAQCTWDAAMGWNAQMALERHGGEDAIMVVLIGAGHVTYGLGAERQIAHAFDGRISSLVPVPIRDNDNEPVHEVRASYADFIWGVPPETAPAYPSLGVSLMGAVGSSPTSVIQVSDDSVAQRAGILVGDVLLQLDQSELDSSVALSKQIAGYDWGDSAVLQFERDGEVHTLDLHFRRQGE
- a CDS encoding DUF4065 domain-containing protein gives rise to the protein MSVRAEDVAAYILSSQGSMPAMKLQKLVYYSLAWSLVWDDKPLFEETIEAWANGPVIRELYDAHRGQFSVSSIPDGAPDLLDTDQRETVDTVLQFYGDKSSQWLSDLTHTEAPWRDAREENGLDSGERGRAPITHASLHEYYSAL
- a CDS encoding M20/M25/M40 family metallo-hydrolase, which encodes MVLGKLDAIARYRVTLPQGSSTLKLSYGGTVNFPLSSPQEEYARGIIETAGTVNSDGVYLAGGTLWYPYFSDELVRFELTATAPDGWHLISQGNGSSRDKAGQAHWDSGGLVDEIYLVGGPLTLYEAAAGATAAQAYLRKPDQALADRYLSATARYIEMYRSLIGPYPYGKFALVENFWETGYGMPSFTLLGPMVIRFPFILTSSYPHEILHNWWGNSVFVDYPTGNWCEGLTAYMADHLMKEQAGQAAEYRRDTLKKYRDFVRDGRDFPLTEFRSRHSAATEAVGYGKTMMGFHMLRRQLGDEAFTTSLARFYREHRGAKAGFGDIRAQLEQVTGQDLQRFFEQWVERPGAADLRLDAVEVQQTTSGGYEVTGVLRQVQDGEKFALQAPLALTTTDGLETQVLNVTGEATQFKFQTASQPQLLEVDPQFDLFRLLDARETAPSIGQVLGDRKLVAILPAATNEATRAAYRELVERWRSPTQDMTIVFDADIDTDELPADAAAWVLGRNNRFAQTLFQSDPALGLTVTDTGLKFEDQAIPPAGHSTVTIRRHPANVNKAVGWIVVDPVAAFPGIASKLPHYGKYSYLAFEGDEPTNIASGEWANSDSPLRVDLRSAEQRAAGPATAAPPPPRKPLAELPAVFSEERLQQHVDYLASPELEGRGLGSPQLEEAAAYIAGEFADASLAAAGDDGSYLQGFTVDKGEDGQPHRVHNVIGYLPGINPAYKDQAVLITAHYDHLGRGWPNARQQDVGQIHPGADDNASGVAVLIELAHNFAAGAPPERNLVFVAFSAEEAGLLGSRHYAEHPRPAPLEGIVGVINLDSVGRLEDQPISVLATSSAMEWPFVFRGVSAVTGIPSENIAGALASSDQKSFIDRGVPGVQIFTGAHLDYHRPSDTPDKVNAAGMVKVATFVKEATGYLIGREEPMVLAGSATAAPPGNQPADTEGQRRVQFGTVPDFAHNADGVRVESVVPGSPAELAGIQAGDVLLEMNGDPVTGLGAFSDFLKTLAPGDAVTVTALRDAQTISVPVTLAPR